The Thermoanaerobaculales bacterium genome contains a region encoding:
- a CDS encoding protein kinase — protein MPLAPGSMLGPYRLVGLLGAGGMGEVYRARDERLGRDVAIKVLPANVAADPDRLVRFEREARATAALDHPNILAVYDVGRHDGQPYLVTQLLEGKTLRQAIATGPLPPSKAMELGIQIAQGLGAAHDRGIIHRDLKPSNIFLTSDGRAKILDFGLARLARSERTTGQLGEPPTATDHTLTGALLGTVGYMAPEQVRGVPADNRSDIFSFGCVLYEMLAGRRAFLRNSAVETMGSILHEDPPRLAASGRSIPPVLAAVVGRCLEKRPEDRFQSAHDVALAIEAVSFRGGSSSVRGFARPRRWRRWAAVAAGCGALVLAAAALGRFLARDSLPGFEPRQVTTRPELESQPALSPLGTDIAYVARDGTSSDIWVVDVRGGQPLRLTDDGAANRSPTWFTDGSAVAYISERDGRSSVWKVPRLGGSPLLLLPEAEDPVISPDGTALACSRPDPNGFMRIAVASLATPQQPTFLTGDGDGVWHHQQPAWSPDGRTICYHDQNDLWLVPAQGGAARRLTMDEARDYDPVWSPSGRGIYFASTRQGTRAIWRIGVGSGELSRVTMGTGQEGGPTLTRSGDLLAYSTLAERMSVELVDTERGERARYERGQQIFEPSISPDRSSLVFSSNAEGSFDLWRLPLRNNRPAGDLVRLTEQPGTCTSPAVSPDGRWLAFQRNADGQRDVWVMPATGGAAVNFTDHPAVETCPEWSPEGARLVFVSDRSGIDQAWVSSVRDGARVGEPRRITGVEGAVTSPSWSPDGARIGLVVTSASHSEVWTVAVDGTEPARNLTQGAGAWFVVWSRSTDELLVLGLWGSPQLSIRAVDPRGGPPRAVALATPSESSASLNGGFDASLDGKLLALSESNIQGDVWVLEAKQGRF, from the coding sequence GTGCCCCTCGCCCCAGGCTCGATGCTCGGACCGTACCGTCTCGTCGGGCTGCTCGGCGCGGGTGGCATGGGGGAGGTGTACCGGGCACGCGACGAGCGGCTCGGGCGCGACGTGGCGATCAAGGTGCTGCCGGCGAACGTCGCCGCCGACCCCGACCGCCTGGTCCGCTTCGAGCGGGAGGCGCGCGCGACGGCGGCGCTCGATCACCCCAACATCCTGGCGGTGTACGACGTCGGACGGCACGATGGGCAGCCGTACCTGGTCACCCAGCTGCTCGAAGGGAAGACGCTGCGCCAGGCGATCGCGACCGGTCCGCTGCCGCCGAGCAAGGCGATGGAGCTCGGCATCCAGATCGCCCAAGGGCTCGGAGCCGCCCATGACCGGGGCATCATCCACCGCGACCTCAAGCCCTCGAACATCTTCCTGACCAGCGACGGAAGGGCGAAGATCCTCGACTTCGGCCTCGCCCGGCTCGCCCGTTCGGAGCGGACGACGGGCCAGCTCGGGGAGCCCCCGACCGCGACGGATCACACGCTGACCGGTGCGCTGCTCGGTACCGTGGGTTACATGGCGCCGGAGCAGGTTCGAGGCGTGCCGGCCGACAACCGCTCCGACATCTTCTCGTTCGGCTGCGTTCTGTACGAGATGCTCGCTGGCCGGCGCGCCTTCCTCAGGAACTCTGCAGTCGAGACGATGGGTTCGATCCTGCATGAAGATCCACCGCGCCTCGCCGCCAGCGGCCGGTCCATCCCGCCGGTACTGGCCGCGGTCGTCGGGCGCTGCCTGGAGAAGCGTCCGGAGGACCGCTTTCAGTCGGCGCACGACGTGGCCCTGGCCATCGAGGCTGTCTCGTTCAGGGGCGGCTCCTCGTCCGTGCGGGGCTTCGCTCGCCCGCGGCGATGGCGCCGATGGGCCGCAGTGGCCGCCGGCTGTGGTGCGCTCGTGCTCGCGGCTGCCGCGCTCGGCAGGTTCCTGGCCCGGGACTCGCTCCCAGGCTTCGAGCCGCGGCAGGTGACGACCCGCCCCGAGCTCGAGAGCCAGCCCGCGCTCTCGCCCCTCGGGACCGACATCGCATACGTCGCGCGCGACGGCACCTCCAGCGACATCTGGGTCGTGGACGTTCGAGGTGGGCAGCCGCTGCGCCTCACCGACGATGGTGCGGCCAATCGGAGCCCCACCTGGTTCACCGACGGCAGCGCGGTCGCGTACATCTCCGAGCGGGATGGGCGCTCGTCGGTGTGGAAGGTGCCGCGCCTCGGCGGCAGCCCCCTGCTCCTCCTTCCCGAGGCTGAGGACCCGGTGATCTCACCAGACGGCACGGCGCTCGCCTGCTCCAGGCCCGACCCCAACGGCTTCATGCGCATCGCCGTGGCATCGCTGGCGACGCCGCAGCAGCCGACCTTTCTCACCGGAGATGGCGACGGGGTGTGGCACCACCAGCAGCCGGCGTGGTCGCCCGATGGGCGGACGATCTGCTACCACGACCAGAATGACCTCTGGCTCGTCCCGGCGCAGGGCGGCGCGGCGCGACGCCTGACGATGGATGAGGCTCGGGACTACGACCCGGTCTGGTCCCCGTCCGGGCGAGGGATCTACTTCGCCTCGACCCGGCAGGGGACGCGAGCGATCTGGCGGATCGGCGTCGGCAGCGGCGAGCTCAGCCGAGTGACGATGGGGACCGGGCAGGAGGGCGGGCCGACGTTGACGAGGTCGGGCGACCTGCTGGCCTACTCGACGCTCGCGGAGCGCATGAGCGTGGAGCTGGTGGACACCGAGAGGGGCGAACGGGCCCGGTACGAGCGTGGCCAACAGATCTTCGAGCCCTCCATCTCGCCGGACCGCAGCTCCCTGGTCTTCTCCTCGAATGCCGAGGGCTCGTTCGACCTCTGGCGCCTGCCGCTTCGGAACAACCGTCCGGCCGGCGACCTGGTGCGGCTCACCGAGCAGCCGGGGACGTGCACCAGCCCCGCCGTCTCTCCCGACGGGCGCTGGCTCGCCTTCCAGCGCAACGCTGACGGCCAACGGGACGTGTGGGTCATGCCCGCCACCGGAGGGGCCGCCGTCAACTTCACCGACCATCCCGCCGTGGAGACCTGCCCGGAGTGGTCCCCAGAAGGGGCGCGGCTGGTCTTCGTGTCGGATCGCTCCGGCATCGATCAGGCCTGGGTCTCCTCGGTCCGGGACGGCGCACGGGTCGGGGAGCCGCGACGGATCACAGGTGTGGAGGGCGCGGTCACCTCGCCGAGCTGGTCTCCCGATGGGGCGCGGATCGGATTGGTCGTGACCTCGGCCTCGCACAGCGAGGTGTGGACGGTTGCCGTCGACGGCACCGAGCCTGCGCGCAATCTGACGCAGGGCGCGGGGGCATGGTTCGTGGTCTGGAGCCGCTCGACGGACGAGCTGCTGGTCCTCGGCCTGTGGGGCTCGCCGCAGCTCTCGATCCGCGCGGTGGATCCCAGGGGCGGCCCGCCGCGCGCGGTCGCGCTCGCGACGCCGTCGGAAAGCTCGGCCAGCCTCAATGGGGGTTTCGATGCTTCCCTCGACGGGAAGCTGCTCGCACTCTCGGAGAGCAACATCCAGGGGGATGTGTGGGTGCTGGAGGCGAAGCAGGGACGCTTCTGA
- a CDS encoding alpha/beta fold hydrolase, which yields MRVAMQGYSLAVEDGGHGTPVLLLHGFPMSSAAFAPIRPIVEREARLITIDLRGFGASDAPPGPYDMSSLADDVVRIADHFGLERFVLGGHSMGGYVAFRVAANHRHRLSGLVLIDTRAAGDTPEGAERRRAAIATIAGGGRDAFLGAFLPQLVAPATRGRQPELMDRLVAIAAGIPDHVLTGCLEGMAARPDSRGLLAGLDLAALVVHGAEDAVMPLDEARALALALPRGRFVEVAGAGHTPTLEQPELVGEAIVRFLAEQL from the coding sequence ATGCGCGTGGCCATGCAGGGGTACTCGCTGGCGGTCGAGGACGGCGGCCACGGAACGCCGGTGCTGCTGCTGCACGGTTTCCCGATGTCGTCCGCGGCCTTCGCACCGATCCGGCCGATCGTCGAGCGGGAGGCCCGCCTGATCACGATCGACCTGCGCGGGTTCGGCGCGTCGGACGCCCCTCCGGGGCCCTACGACATGAGCTCCCTGGCCGACGACGTGGTGCGCATCGCGGACCACTTCGGCCTCGAGCGCTTCGTGCTCGGTGGCCACTCGATGGGCGGCTACGTGGCGTTCCGGGTCGCGGCGAACCACCGTCACCGGCTGTCCGGCCTGGTCCTCATCGACACCCGCGCCGCTGGCGACACGCCCGAGGGGGCAGAGCGCCGGCGGGCCGCGATCGCGACCATCGCCGGCGGCGGGCGCGACGCGTTCCTGGGCGCCTTCCTGCCGCAGCTGGTCGCGCCCGCGACCCGCGGCCGGCAGCCGGAGCTGATGGACCGGCTGGTCGCGATCGCGGCCGGCATCCCGGACCACGTCCTGACCGGCTGCCTCGAAGGCATGGCGGCGCGGCCGGACAGCCGCGGCCTGCTCGCGGGCCTCGACCTGGCGGCCCTGGTGGTCCACGGCGCGGAGGACGCGGTCATGCCGCTCGACGAGGCCCGCGCGCTCGCCCTCGCGCTGCCACGGGGCCGGTTCGTCGAGGTGGCGGGCGCCGGCCACACCCCGACCCTCGAGCAGCCCGAGCTCGTCGGTGAGGCGATCGTCCGGTTCCTCGCCGAGCAGCTCTGA
- a CDS encoding Crp/Fnr family transcriptional regulator: MADGIRSVLEGSPVFEGLSAAALTAIVAAGTQRRLARREALFHQGDPAEEFAVVLDGRLKLTQVSVEGQEVIVRYVGPGEMCAVVAMFPDQRYPVTAEAVADARVIGWPRHKLDDLLLEHPQLALNALRLLTERMGELSDRLRELATERVARRVARALLRLARKAGRRTDRGVEIDMPLTREDIARLSGTTLFTVSRLMADWEEAGIVGSGRERVVIHSPHRLVAIAEDLSGE; this comes from the coding sequence ATGGCGGATGGCATCAGGTCCGTGCTCGAGGGCTCGCCGGTGTTCGAGGGGCTGTCGGCGGCGGCGCTGACCGCGATCGTCGCGGCCGGCACGCAGCGTCGGCTGGCGAGGCGGGAGGCGCTGTTTCATCAGGGCGACCCGGCCGAGGAGTTCGCCGTGGTGCTCGACGGCAGGCTCAAGCTCACCCAGGTCAGCGTCGAGGGCCAGGAGGTGATCGTCCGCTACGTCGGACCGGGAGAGATGTGCGCGGTGGTGGCGATGTTCCCGGATCAGAGATACCCGGTCACGGCCGAGGCGGTCGCCGACGCCCGGGTGATCGGCTGGCCGCGCCACAAGCTCGACGATCTGCTGCTCGAACATCCCCAGCTCGCCCTCAACGCGCTGCGCCTCCTGACGGAGCGGATGGGCGAGCTCTCGGACCGGCTGCGCGAGCTCGCCACCGAACGGGTCGCCCGGCGCGTCGCCCGTGCCTTGCTGCGGCTCGCCCGCAAGGCCGGCCGCCGCACCGATCGCGGGGTCGAGATCGACATGCCGCTGACCCGTGAAGACATCGCCCGGCTCTCCGGCACCACGCTGTTCACGGTCAGCCGCCTGATGGCCGACTGGGAGGAGGCGGGGATCGTCGGCAGCGGCCGCGAACGGGTGGTGATCCACTCCCCGCATCGCCTGGTCGCGATCGCCGAGGACCTCTCCGGGGAGTGA
- a CDS encoding MBL fold metallo-hydrolase yields the protein MHRIAVLVLGVCLAAISVLAAAADEALPFEIARLSDRVLVLKELSPWESNHVVIVSDAGLVLVDPGHTAVMGRLIREAVGRELGRDRFAYVIDTHDHWGHTWGTAAFPEALVVGHENARRSMVTDAANLERRAAYMRGQADLAAARLAGLDPASEEARAARQERDHFERIATGLAETGFAVQPPQLTFTDHLRLGLGDLSLELSYLGRGHSDSDITILIPEERVALIGCFFLEQGPLPYFGNQPVLDPDRWLATFGGFLDREPAVEQVILGQHTVWTRERLEEMRDYIAWLWAEVQAFDAQGVALETAVARLPITTQLVGLRQSGVSDEQLATFHRTELTALWRQVKESAAAEVGRAADQGGGAAAVARFRELVADDDPDLFFDENEFNLLGYRLLGESRVDDAIAVFGLNVERFPGSWNVYDSLGEAYAVKGDRERAVELYRRSLELNPGNTNGVQALERLGAGATGD from the coding sequence ATGCACCGCATCGCTGTTCTCGTCCTCGGTGTGTGTCTGGCCGCGATCTCGGTTCTGGCCGCAGCCGCCGATGAGGCGCTGCCGTTCGAGATAGCGCGGCTGAGCGACCGGGTGCTCGTCCTCAAGGAGCTGTCGCCCTGGGAGAGCAACCACGTCGTGATCGTCAGCGACGCCGGCCTCGTCCTGGTCGACCCCGGCCACACGGCCGTGATGGGGCGCCTGATTCGCGAGGCGGTCGGCCGCGAGCTCGGCCGCGACCGCTTCGCCTACGTCATCGACACCCACGACCACTGGGGCCACACCTGGGGCACCGCCGCCTTCCCGGAGGCGCTGGTGGTCGGCCACGAGAACGCCCGCCGCTCCATGGTCACCGACGCCGCCAACCTGGAGCGGCGCGCCGCGTACATGCGCGGCCAGGCCGACCTCGCGGCGGCCCGCCTCGCCGGGCTCGACCCGGCAAGCGAGGAGGCTCGCGCCGCGCGGCAGGAGCGGGACCACTTCGAGCGCATCGCGACCGGGCTCGCCGAGACCGGATTTGCCGTGCAGCCGCCGCAGCTCACGTTCACGGACCACCTCCGCCTCGGCCTCGGCGATCTCAGCCTCGAGCTGTCGTACCTCGGCCGCGGCCACTCCGACTCGGACATCACGATCCTGATCCCGGAGGAGAGGGTCGCCCTGATCGGCTGCTTCTTCCTCGAGCAGGGCCCGCTGCCCTACTTCGGCAACCAGCCCGTGCTCGACCCGGACCGCTGGCTCGCGACCTTCGGCGGGTTCCTCGACCGCGAGCCGGCCGTCGAGCAGGTCATCCTCGGCCAGCACACGGTGTGGACTCGCGAGCGGCTCGAGGAGATGCGCGACTACATCGCCTGGCTGTGGGCCGAGGTGCAGGCGTTCGACGCCCAGGGGGTGGCTCTCGAGACGGCCGTGGCGCGGCTGCCGATCACGACGCAGCTCGTCGGGCTTCGCCAGTCAGGGGTCAGCGACGAGCAGCTCGCCACCTTCCACCGCACCGAGCTGACCGCGCTGTGGCGGCAGGTGAAGGAGTCGGCGGCGGCCGAGGTGGGTCGAGCCGCGGACCAGGGTGGCGGCGCGGCCGCCGTCGCCCGCTTCCGCGAGCTGGTCGCCGACGACGACCCCGACCTCTTCTTCGACGAGAACGAGTTCAACCTGCTCGGCTACCGGCTGCTCGGCGAGAGCCGTGTCGACGACGCGATCGCAGTCTTCGGGCTCAACGTCGAGCGCTTCCCCGGGTCGTGGAACGTCTACGACAGCCTGGGCGAGGCGTACGCCGTGAAGGGCGACCGCGAGCGAGCGGTCGAGCTCTACCGCCGCTCGCTGGAGCTCAACCCCGGCAACACCAACGGGGTGCAGGCCCTGGAGCGGCTGGGCGCCGGCGCCACGGGCGACTGA
- a CDS encoding CHRD domain-containing protein — MSRVARVHRFAAALALTAATLLVAGNLQAGEKKNFTTHLKGRNENPPVQTLAQGQAIFKLKAGGAELHYKLIVANIEDVMMAHIHLGFADENGPVAVWLYPDAAPPQLIPGRFDGVLAEGVITDASIVPGVPLTSLADLVDVIRAGGAYVNVHTSVNPSGEIRGQIR, encoded by the coding sequence ATGTCGAGGGTTGCACGTGTCCACAGATTCGCGGCTGCACTCGCGCTGACCGCAGCGACGCTCCTCGTCGCAGGCAACCTGCAGGCCGGAGAGAAGAAGAACTTCACAACTCACCTCAAGGGGCGCAACGAGAACCCTCCGGTTCAGACGCTCGCCCAGGGGCAGGCGATCTTCAAGCTGAAGGCCGGTGGCGCCGAGCTCCACTACAAGCTCATCGTGGCGAACATCGAGGACGTGATGATGGCGCACATCCACCTCGGCTTCGCGGACGAAAACGGCCCCGTCGCCGTGTGGCTGTACCCGGATGCTGCTCCTCCACAGCTGATCCCGGGCCGCTTCGACGGCGTGCTGGCCGAGGGAGTGATCACCGACGCCAGCATCGTTCCCGGCGTCCCTCTCACGTCGCTGGCTGACCTGGTCGACGTCATCCGAGCCGGTGGCGCCTACGTCAACGTCCACACGTCCGTCAACCCGTCGGGGGAGATCCGCGGCCAGATCAGGTAG
- a CDS encoding nuclear transport factor 2 family protein, which yields MPERLPNPSLAAVLILAVGLPVAALAADGPDSAELAAELRGTEEAFAKTMADRDHAAFVTFLAEEVVFFGSRGEIRGREAVAAAWKSFYEGAAAPFSWRPEVATVLDSGTLGLTSGPVLAPDGTRMGTFNSVWRRSADGSFKIVFDRGCPDCERPAPAAAGG from the coding sequence ATGCCCGAGCGTCTGCCCAACCCGTCGCTGGCCGCCGTCCTCATCCTGGCCGTTGGCCTGCCGGTGGCCGCGCTCGCCGCGGACGGTCCCGACAGTGCCGAGCTCGCGGCCGAGCTGCGCGGCACCGAGGAGGCGTTCGCGAAGACCATGGCCGACCGCGATCACGCGGCCTTCGTGACGTTCCTCGCCGAGGAGGTGGTGTTCTTCGGAAGCCGTGGCGAGATCCGCGGCCGGGAGGCGGTGGCGGCGGCCTGGAAGTCGTTCTACGAGGGGGCTGCTGCGCCGTTCTCCTGGCGGCCGGAGGTTGCCACCGTCCTCGACTCGGGCACCCTCGGTCTGACCTCCGGCCCGGTCCTCGCCCCCGACGGCACGCGCATGGGCACGTTCAACTCGGTGTGGCGGCGCTCTGCCGACGGCAGCTTCAAGATCGTCTTCGACCGCGGCTGCCCCGACTGCGAGCGTCCGGCGCCGGCCGCCGCCGGCGGCTGA
- a CDS encoding radical SAM protein: MLRALTLLLSHRCNLSCSYCYQRERSRPARMPWSTARAAIDLLLSGTSTRLAVELSGGEPALEPALLRRCVSYLGSAAPPGTTVNCSLTTNGTVVDDDLLAFLADHDVRLDLSFDGVPAAQDLRGAGTSPTLERLLERARRKHPEYFARRVVVRVVVHPVTLPYLAASVRHLMDRLVPHVGLSPAIGSGSGWGPECDTILRDQVSEIVADSLRHLDATGTVPVAFLGGGAVAPPTRVAPPRCPAVSGRCVCVDASGRAWGCPLFASSLRRLPPLAASAAAIVAFGSIHDRAIASRLAALPGRASDHPLFSGRARRCGSRRCADCELSADCLICPAAICEQPPGVDLREVPEFHCAFSRVTLDARRRFREQRARAGPQRCPADLADALRAVATALRSADPGPPAPQA, from the coding sequence ATGCTCCGCGCGCTGACGCTCCTCCTCTCCCACCGCTGCAACCTCAGCTGCAGCTACTGCTACCAGCGCGAGCGCAGCCGTCCTGCGCGCATGCCGTGGAGCACGGCTCGGGCTGCCATCGACCTGCTCCTGTCCGGCACGTCCACGAGGCTCGCGGTCGAGCTCAGCGGCGGGGAGCCGGCCCTCGAGCCGGCACTCCTGCGGAGGTGCGTTTCATACCTCGGATCAGCCGCGCCACCCGGCACCACGGTGAACTGCTCGCTGACCACCAACGGCACCGTCGTCGATGACGACCTCCTCGCATTCCTCGCGGATCACGATGTCCGGCTCGACCTCAGCTTCGACGGCGTCCCCGCTGCTCAGGATTTGCGAGGCGCAGGAACGTCTCCGACGCTCGAGCGCCTCCTTGAGAGGGCGCGCCGGAAGCACCCTGAGTACTTCGCCCGTCGCGTCGTGGTCCGCGTGGTGGTCCACCCGGTCACGCTGCCCTACCTGGCGGCGTCGGTGCGTCACCTCATGGACCGCTTGGTGCCTCACGTCGGATTGAGCCCGGCCATCGGCAGCGGCTCCGGCTGGGGCCCGGAGTGCGACACGATCCTGCGCGACCAGGTGAGCGAGATCGTGGCGGACAGCCTCCGGCACCTGGACGCCACCGGGACGGTCCCGGTGGCCTTCCTCGGCGGCGGCGCCGTCGCTCCGCCGACCCGCGTGGCCCCTCCGCGGTGCCCGGCCGTCTCCGGCAGGTGCGTCTGCGTGGATGCCTCGGGCCGGGCGTGGGGGTGCCCGCTGTTCGCGAGCTCGCTCCGTCGTCTGCCGCCCCTGGCGGCCAGCGCCGCTGCGATCGTCGCCTTCGGCAGCATCCACGACCGCGCGATCGCCTCGCGCCTGGCGGCGCTGCCCGGCCGGGCGAGCGACCACCCGCTGTTCTCCGGGCGAGCGAGGCGCTGTGGGTCCAGACGCTGCGCCGACTGCGAGCTCTCGGCCGACTGCCTGATCTGTCCGGCCGCCATCTGCGAGCAGCCGCCAGGCGTGGACCTGCGCGAGGTCCCGGAGTTCCACTGCGCGTTCAGCCGCGTCACCCTGGACGCGCGCCGGCGCTTCCGCGAGCAGCGGGCGCGCGCCGGCCCGCAGCGGTGCCCGGCTGACCTTGCCGACGCCCTGCGCGCGGTCGCGACCGCGCTGCGATCGGCAGATCCCGGCCCGCCCGCGCCGCAGGCGTGA
- a CDS encoding DUF1858 domain-containing protein yields MNEPTIDAENTVEQTLDRFPSLAVVFVQHGMACVGCSMAPFDTLGDAARAYRQDAGAFLTELDAAARVEER; encoded by the coding sequence GTGAACGAGCCGACGATTGACGCCGAGAACACAGTCGAGCAGACGCTCGATCGCTTCCCGTCGCTTGCCGTGGTGTTCGTGCAGCACGGCATGGCGTGCGTCGGCTGCTCCATGGCGCCGTTCGACACCCTCGGGGACGCCGCTCGCGCCTATCGTCAGGACGCCGGAGCCTTCCTGACCGAGCTCGATGCCGCTGCCCGGGTCGAAGAGCGATGA
- a CDS encoding hemerythrin domain-containing protein, protein MKPTDILKHEHELIIKVLDAAEREARVIAGGAAADAGRLNAFVDFIRGFADHCHHAKEEDVLFVRMGERGFPREVGPVAVMLHEHELGRAHVAAVADHIGAAAAGDPAARAVVAERLAGYAALLRQHIFKENNILFPMADQAFTEEDQSAVAADFERVERDEIGAGVHERYEALARELAGG, encoded by the coding sequence GTGAAGCCGACCGACATCCTGAAGCACGAGCACGAGCTCATCATCAAGGTCCTCGACGCTGCCGAGCGCGAGGCGAGGGTGATTGCGGGCGGCGCTGCCGCCGACGCCGGCCGGCTGAACGCCTTCGTCGACTTCATCCGGGGCTTCGCCGACCACTGCCACCACGCCAAGGAGGAGGATGTCCTGTTCGTTCGCATGGGCGAGCGGGGCTTCCCGCGCGAGGTCGGACCGGTCGCGGTCATGCTCCACGAGCACGAGCTCGGCCGCGCGCACGTCGCTGCGGTTGCCGACCACATCGGCGCCGCGGCGGCCGGCGACCCGGCTGCGAGGGCGGTGGTCGCCGAGCGCCTCGCCGGCTACGCCGCCCTGCTGCGCCAGCACATCTTCAAGGAGAACAACATCCTCTTCCCGATGGCCGACCAGGCCTTCACCGAGGAGGACCAGAGCGCGGTGGCTGCCGACTTCGAGCGCGTCGAGCGGGACGAGATCGGCGCCGGCGTGCACGAGCGGTACGAGGCGCTGGCCCGCGAGCTCGCCGGCGGCTGA
- a CDS encoding DUF6448 family protein produces the protein MNARIHRTIVFVLTSAVLGMGAARTAGAHCDTLDGPVVVDAQAALAAGDVTPVLKWVQAEDEAEIRTAFDRTLAARASGGAALELADTWFFETLVRVHRAGEGAPYTGLKPAGAVEPGIAAADGAIDLGSADQLVAALTGHLDEGVRHRLERVLAAREHAGHNVAAGRAFVAAYVDFIHYVEGLDVALAGPRHGAAPAGHDGHAH, from the coding sequence GTGAACGCGAGAATCCATCGAACGATCGTGTTCGTGCTGACGTCGGCCGTGCTCGGCATGGGCGCCGCACGGACCGCCGGCGCGCACTGCGACACACTTGACGGCCCGGTCGTTGTCGACGCCCAGGCGGCGCTGGCGGCCGGTGACGTGACGCCGGTGCTTAAGTGGGTGCAGGCCGAGGACGAGGCGGAGATCCGCACCGCCTTCGACCGAACGCTGGCCGCGCGGGCATCGGGCGGTGCCGCGCTCGAGCTCGCTGACACCTGGTTCTTCGAGACCCTGGTGCGCGTGCACCGCGCGGGCGAGGGCGCCCCCTACACCGGCCTCAAGCCGGCCGGCGCCGTCGAGCCAGGGATCGCGGCGGCCGACGGCGCGATCGATCTGGGATCGGCCGACCAGCTCGTCGCGGCGCTCACCGGCCATCTCGACGAGGGTGTCCGCCACCGCCTCGAGCGGGTGCTCGCGGCTCGCGAGCACGCCGGCCACAACGTCGCTGCCGGGCGCGCCTTTGTCGCCGCCTACGTGGACTTCATCCACTACGTCGAGGGGCTGGACGTCGCGCTGGCTGGACCGCGGCACGGGGCCGCGCCGGCCGGGCATGACGGCCACGCCCACTGA
- a CDS encoding penicillin-binding protein activator LpoB, translating into MRAPTIGIAIALAALAAAAGCTSTTVTRVPTEEQIDLSGRWNDTDSQQAAQALVDQSVATPWVDDFLLAKGEKPTLIIGTIRNKTPEHIAVKTLVADLERSFINSGRVTVVASSEEREDVRAEREDQQQFASDETVKAWGLERGADYMLIGEVNSQFDAEDGKEVKYYQVDCYLVDLESNVKVWTGFTKIKKFVGRSKYKP; encoded by the coding sequence ATGCGTGCGCCAACCATCGGCATCGCCATCGCCCTCGCCGCCCTCGCAGCCGCGGCCGGCTGCACGAGCACCACCGTCACCCGGGTCCCGACCGAGGAGCAGATCGACCTCTCGGGACGCTGGAACGACACCGACAGCCAGCAGGCCGCCCAGGCGCTCGTCGACCAGTCGGTGGCCACCCCGTGGGTCGACGACTTCCTCCTCGCCAAGGGCGAGAAGCCGACGTTGATCATCGGCACGATCCGCAACAAGACCCCGGAGCACATCGCGGTCAAGACCCTGGTCGCCGATCTCGAGCGCTCGTTCATCAACTCGGGCCGGGTGACCGTGGTCGCCTCGTCCGAGGAGCGCGAGGACGTCCGTGCCGAGCGCGAGGATCAACAGCAGTTCGCGTCGGACGAGACCGTCAAGGCCTGGGGCCTCGAGCGCGGCGCCGACTACATGCTGATCGGCGAGGTCAACTCCCAGTTCGACGCCGAGGACGGCAAGGAGGTCAAGTACTACCAGGTGGACTGCTACCTGGTCGACCTCGAGAGCAACGTCAAGGTGTGGACCGGCTTCACCAAGATCAAGAAGTTCGTCGGCCGCAGCAAGTACAAGCCGTAG
- a CDS encoding glutathione S-transferase, whose product MKLYDATYSGHAHRVRLMCGLLGLDLDLEPVDMKSGAHKSPEYLKLNPFGQVPVLQDADVVLRDSVAIILYLAENYDDGRTFLPADPVARAHCYEWLATSAGPLYLGPSRARVIKALGRPGDLDQAIATSHQLLGVMENHLESRSWLVGNGPTLADVACYSYVAVADEGGVDLAGYPNVRAWLARVEGLDGFVPMPRLPKS is encoded by the coding sequence ATGAAGCTGTATGACGCGACCTACTCCGGCCACGCCCACCGGGTGCGCCTGATGTGCGGCCTGCTCGGCCTCGACCTCGACCTCGAGCCGGTCGACATGAAGAGCGGGGCGCACAAGTCGCCGGAGTACCTCAAGCTCAACCCGTTCGGCCAGGTGCCGGTGCTCCAGGATGCCGACGTGGTGCTGCGCGACTCGGTCGCGATCATTCTCTACCTGGCCGAGAACTACGACGATGGGCGCACCTTCCTGCCGGCCGACCCGGTCGCGCGCGCACACTGCTACGAGTGGCTGGCCACCTCGGCTGGCCCGCTCTACCTGGGGCCGTCGCGGGCGCGGGTCATCAAGGCGCTCGGCCGTCCCGGCGATCTCGATCAGGCCATCGCCACCAGCCACCAGCTGCTCGGCGTGATGGAAAACCACCTCGAGTCGAGGTCGTGGCTGGTCGGCAACGGCCCGACGCTCGCCGACGTCGCCTGCTACAGCTACGTGGCGGTGGCGGACGAGGGCGGCGTGGACCTCGCCGGTTACCCCAACGTCCGTGCCTGGCTCGCCAGGGTCGAGGGGCTCGACGGCTTCGTGCCGATGCCGAGGCTGCCGAAGTCGTAG